A stretch of the Acanthopagrus latus isolate v.2019 chromosome 9, fAcaLat1.1, whole genome shotgun sequence genome encodes the following:
- the asb1 gene encoding ankyrin repeat and SOCS box protein 1 yields the protein MADGPEADADDPPSIPFPPLITVSDLPGATAAGRNLKEWLQEQFCDKPLEQDDMRLHNAAYVGDLDTLRNLLQEDDFKRRINEKSVWCCGCLPCTPLRIAATAGHAACVAYLIAQGAEVDLVDVKGQTALYVAVVNGHLDCVRILLEAGADPNGSRHHRSTPLYHAARVGRLDILQELIRFNADVDMDHQLGPRLLLSARTLNTLVVCPLYISAAYHHLHCFRLLLQAGAQPDFNYTGPVCQEALTRGLASCLLDAVLRHGCEVAFIHLLLDHGANPALVPWDESELEAPNRRKVDPEALKVFLEAKKCPRRLTHMCRIRIRKAMGKHRLNHIPSLPLPQPIKNFLLHQN from the exons ATGGCCGACGGTCCAGAAGCTGATGCGGACGACCCGCCCAGTATTCCCTTCCCTCCGCTCATCACTGTGTCGGATCTGCCCGGAGCCACTGCTGCAG GGCGTAACCTAAAGGAATGGCTCCAGGAGCAGTTCTGCGACAAACCTCTGGAGCAGGACGACATGCGGCTCCACAACGCGGCCTACGTCGGAGATCTGGACACTCTGAGGaacctgctgcaggaggacgaCTTCAAACG ACGCATCAACGAGAAGTCCGTGTGGTGTTGCGGCTGTCTGCCCTGTACCCCTCTGCGGATCGCCGCCACAGCAGGACACGCCGCCTGCGTGGCGTACCTGATCGCCCAGGGAGCCGAGGTGGACCTCGTGGATGTAAAAGGTCAAACAGCTCTCTACGTCGCTGTCGTTAACGGTCACCTGGACTGCGTCCGGATCCTCCTCGAAGCCGGAGCCGATCCCAACGGAAGTCGTCACCACCGCAGCACCCCGCTGTACCACGCTGCACGGGTGGGCAGGCTGGATATACTGCAGGAGCTCATCAG GTTCAATGCCGATGTTGACATGGACCACCAGCTGGGTCCGCGGCTCCTCTTAAGCGCTCGCACCCTCAACACTCTGGTGGTGTGCCCTCTCTACATCAGCGCAGCATACCACCACCTCCACTGTTTCCGGCTGTTGCTCCAGGCCGGCGCTCAGCCCGATTTCAACTACACTGGGCCTGTCTGCCAGGAGGCTCTGACCCGTGGCCTGGCCTCCTGCCTGCTGGATGCTGTGCTGCGGCATGGTTGTGAGGTGGCCTTcatccacctgctgctggacCACGGGGCCAACCCGGCCCTCGTGCCCTGGGACGAGTCAGAGCTGGAGGCTCCTAATCGGAGGAAGGTGGATCCGGAGGCGCTCAAGGTCTTCTTGGAGGCGAAGA AATGCCCTCGTAGGCTGACACACATGTGTCGCATCAGGATCCGCAAAGCGATGGGCAAACATCGTCTGAACCATATACCCTCATTACCACTACCACAGCCCATCAAGAACTTCCTGCTTCACCAAAACTGA